From Apium graveolens cultivar Ventura chromosome 9, ASM990537v1, whole genome shotgun sequence, the proteins below share one genomic window:
- the LOC141683985 gene encoding uncharacterized protein LOC141683985 isoform X4, with protein MRRGSKIQSCSTVKGSNTVPESTYAEATWKKQHNVKSDEDGGDCQAAMHGNVKDGEVGNRNQDCDGKIASSVDDTKKIDVDRKISSEDVQAEMEAPLSKYEDVDGRKAALLVTDCHDLSTLSYIDSQEPGEQSQANALSVVDYYLSGIDVSLSPDVERGKATRMVSPPTTFGKGSQALARQANLRNTHDPGTTRILCCC; from the exons AT GAGAAGAGGTAGCAAAATACAAAGCTGTTCAACAGTTAAAGGAAGTAATACTGTGCCTGAATCCACCTACGCAGAAGCTACCTGGAAGAAACAACATAATGTTAAGAGCGATGAAGATGGAGGAGACTGTCAAGCAGCAATGCACGGAAATGTAAAGGACGGCGAAGTAGGTAATAGAAACCAGGATTGTGATGGTAAAATAGCTTCCTCTGTTGATGATACAAAGAAAATCGACGTGGACAGGAAAATTTCCTCGGAAGATGTTCAAGCTGAAATGGAGGCGCCTTTAAGTAAATATGAGGATGTTGATGGGAGAAAGGCTGCTTTATTGGTAACTGATTGTCATGATCTTTCAACCCTAAGTTACATCGACTCTCAAGAACCTGGAGAGCAATCACAAGCTAATGCATTGAGTGTTGTGGATTACTATCTATCAGGTATTGATGTAAGCCTGTCTCCTGATGTTGAAAGAGGAAAGGCTACTAGGATGGTGTCGCCCCCTACTACTTTTGGAAAGGGGTCTCAAGCTTTGGCAAGGCAGGCTAACCTTAGAAACACCCATG ATCCTGGCACGACTAGGATTCTCTGTTGCTGTTAG
- the LOC141683985 gene encoding uncharacterized protein LOC141683985 isoform X3, protein MSRSGESNYTKESTLSRRRGSKIQSCSTVKGSNTVPESTYAEATWKKQHNVKSDEDGGDCQAAMHGNVKDGEVGNRNQDCDGKIASSVDDTKKIDVDRKISSEDVQAEMEAPLSKYEDVDGRKAALLVTDCHDLSTLSYIDSQEPGEQSQANALSVVDYYLSGIDVSLSPDVERGKATRMVSPPTTFGKGSQALARQANLRNTHVSK, encoded by the exons ATGTCTAGAAGTGGAGAAAGTAATTACACAAAAGAATCAACCTTGAGTAG GAGAAGAGGTAGCAAAATACAAAGCTGTTCAACAGTTAAAGGAAGTAATACTGTGCCTGAATCCACCTACGCAGAAGCTACCTGGAAGAAACAACATAATGTTAAGAGCGATGAAGATGGAGGAGACTGTCAAGCAGCAATGCACGGAAATGTAAAGGACGGCGAAGTAGGTAATAGAAACCAGGATTGTGATGGTAAAATAGCTTCCTCTGTTGATGATACAAAGAAAATCGACGTGGACAGGAAAATTTCCTCGGAAGATGTTCAAGCTGAAATGGAGGCGCCTTTAAGTAAATATGAGGATGTTGATGGGAGAAAGGCTGCTTTATTGGTAACTGATTGTCATGATCTTTCAACCCTAAGTTACATCGACTCTCAAGAACCTGGAGAGCAATCACAAGCTAATGCATTGAGTGTTGTGGATTACTATCTATCAGGTATTGATGTAAGCCTGTCTCCTGATGTTGAAAGAGGAAAGGCTACTAGGATGGTGTCGCCCCCTACTACTTTTGGAAAGGGGTCTCAAGCTTTGGCAAGGCAGGCTAACCTTAGAAACACCCATG TTTCCAAGTAA
- the LOC141686232 gene encoding pentatricopeptide repeat-containing protein CRR2, chloroplastic-like, whose amino-acid sequence MRFLGFHADHFTLPFVLKSCAKLFRVGLFDFAGDLFRMMSNRNIVSGTAMVSGYTQSGLAEKALGLFDMMTNERSVVKPNWVTIVCVLPACAHSAALERGKKIYIYASANGLDSNSNVQSALIAMYTKYGSLIDSEYYFGRMHSSEKHLDAWNTMVTAYTFRGKEIEAV is encoded by the coding sequence ATGCGTTTCTTGGGTTTTCATGCTGATCATTTTACTTTGCCTTTTGTGCTGAAGTCTTGTGCTAAGTTATTTAGAGTTGGGTTGTTTGATTTTGCGGGGGATTTGTTTAGGATGATGTCAAATAGGAATATTGTGTCTGGGACTGCTATGGTTTCGGGGTACACGCAGAGTGGGTTGGCTGAAAAGGCATTAGGGTTGTTTGATATGATGACGAATGAGCGTTCAGTGGTGAAGCCTAATTGGGTGACAATTGTGTGTGTATTACCTGCGTGTGCACACTCTGCTGCTCTTGAGCGCGGGAAGAAGATTTATATTTATGCTAGTGCGAATGGTCTTGACTCAAATTCAAATGTACAGTCAGCTCTTATTGCGATGTATACTAAATATGGTAGTCTTATCGATTCTGAATATTATTTTGGGAGGATGCATTCAAGTGAGAAACATTTAGATGCTTGGAACACCATGGTTACTGCATATACTTTTCGTGGTAAGGAGATTGAAGCTGTGTAA
- the LOC141686231 gene encoding ubiquitin-like-specific protease ESD4, with the protein MEAIRMDWGCGGLPGSGPIKHNLMWTLDTDVMRNLQPKGWLDDRIIYAYMWLLRDREEAIAAAGVYPRMPSYYFMDLLFMELAKKVDYSHPYSAKTMHFFLTWEWGVMVLDPMNYNTKYPEEEECVFFVVCSVGVVAGILRYVGKNKNVPDEEPLVHVRDAMPKQDNYSDCGVYVCKYMDYTLQGYDLAKVCWDASDVEIFRYRIAKELQRGMAKLIPTHHMRKRMERVAGKSSS; encoded by the exons ATGGAGGCTATTAGGATGGATTGGGGATGTGGAGGTTTGCCCGGGAGTGGTCCTATTAAACACAATCTTATGTGGACCTTGGACACAGATGTTATGCGGAATTTGCAACCCAAAGGATGGCTAGATGATAGGATCATATATGCTTACATG TGGTTATTGCGTGATCGTGAGGAAGCCATAGCTGCAGCGGGGGTGTATCCGAGGATGCCTTCATACTACTTCATGGATCTACTTTTTATGGAGTTGGCGAAGAAAGTGGACTACTCACATCCCTATTCTGCGAAGACCATGCATTTCTTTCTTACTTGG GAATGGGGCGTGATGGTACTTGATCCTATGAACTACAACACTAAATATCCCGAAGAAGAAGAGTGTGTG TTTTTTGTTGTGTGTTCGGTTGGAGTTGTTGCAGGTATTCTTCGTTATGTTGGCAAGAATAAAAATGTCCCAGATGAAGAGCCTTTAGTTCATGTTAGGGATGcaatgcctaaacaagataactACTCAGATTGTGGTGTATACGTATGCAAATATATGGACTACACCTTGCAGGGATATGACCTCGCTAAAGTGTGTTGGGATGCCTCAGACGTGGAGATCTTTCGTTATAGGATTGCTAAGGAGCTTCAAAGAGGGATGGCTAAACTCATACCAACACATCATATGAGAAAAAGGATGGAGAGGGTAGCCGGAAAGAGTAGCAGTTAG
- the LOC141683985 gene encoding uncharacterized protein LOC141683985 isoform X5, with the protein MSRSGESNYTKESTLSRRRGSKIQSCSTVKGSNTVPESTYAEATWKKQHNVKSDEDGGDCQAAMHGNVKDGEVGNRNQDCDGKIASSVDDTKKIDVDRKISSEDVQAEMEAPLSKYEDVDGRKAALLVLM; encoded by the exons ATGTCTAGAAGTGGAGAAAGTAATTACACAAAAGAATCAACCTTGAGTAG GAGAAGAGGTAGCAAAATACAAAGCTGTTCAACAGTTAAAGGAAGTAATACTGTGCCTGAATCCACCTACGCAGAAGCTACCTGGAAGAAACAACATAATGTTAAGAGCGATGAAGATGGAGGAGACTGTCAAGCAGCAATGCACGGAAATGTAAAGGACGGCGAAGTAGGTAATAGAAACCAGGATTGTGATGGTAAAATAGCTTCCTCTGTTGATGATACAAAGAAAATCGACGTGGACAGGAAAATTTCCTCGGAAGATGTTCAAGCTGAAATGGAGGCGCCTTTAAGTAAATATGAGGATGTTGATGGGAGAAAGGCTGCTTTATTG GTATTGATGTAA
- the LOC141683985 gene encoding uncharacterized protein LOC141683985 isoform X1, with translation MSRSGESNYTKESTLSRRRGSKIQSCSTVKGSNTVPESTYAEATWKKQHNVKSDEDGGDCQAAMHGNVKDGEVGNRNQDCDGKIASSVDDTKKIDVDRKISSEDVQAEMEAPLSKYEDVDGRKAALLVTDCHDLSTLSYIDSQEPGEQSQANALSVVDYYLSGIDVSLSPDVERGKATRMVSPPTTFGKGSQALARQANLRNTHDPGTTRILCCC, from the exons ATGTCTAGAAGTGGAGAAAGTAATTACACAAAAGAATCAACCTTGAGTAG GAGAAGAGGTAGCAAAATACAAAGCTGTTCAACAGTTAAAGGAAGTAATACTGTGCCTGAATCCACCTACGCAGAAGCTACCTGGAAGAAACAACATAATGTTAAGAGCGATGAAGATGGAGGAGACTGTCAAGCAGCAATGCACGGAAATGTAAAGGACGGCGAAGTAGGTAATAGAAACCAGGATTGTGATGGTAAAATAGCTTCCTCTGTTGATGATACAAAGAAAATCGACGTGGACAGGAAAATTTCCTCGGAAGATGTTCAAGCTGAAATGGAGGCGCCTTTAAGTAAATATGAGGATGTTGATGGGAGAAAGGCTGCTTTATTGGTAACTGATTGTCATGATCTTTCAACCCTAAGTTACATCGACTCTCAAGAACCTGGAGAGCAATCACAAGCTAATGCATTGAGTGTTGTGGATTACTATCTATCAGGTATTGATGTAAGCCTGTCTCCTGATGTTGAAAGAGGAAAGGCTACTAGGATGGTGTCGCCCCCTACTACTTTTGGAAAGGGGTCTCAAGCTTTGGCAAGGCAGGCTAACCTTAGAAACACCCATG ATCCTGGCACGACTAGGATTCTCTGTTGCTGTTAG
- the LOC141683985 gene encoding uncharacterized protein LOC141683985 isoform X2: MSRSGESNYTKESTLSRRRGSKIQSCSTVKGSNTVPESTYAEATWKKQHNVKSDEDGGDCQAAMHGNVKDGEVGNRNQDCDGKIASSVDDTKKIDVDRKISSEDVQAEMEAPLSKYEDVDGRKAALLVTDCHDLSTLSYIDSQEPGEQSQANALSVVDYYLSGIDVSLSPDVERGKATRMVSPPTTFGKGSQALARQANLRNTHGTVSRQIEQN; this comes from the exons ATGTCTAGAAGTGGAGAAAGTAATTACACAAAAGAATCAACCTTGAGTAG GAGAAGAGGTAGCAAAATACAAAGCTGTTCAACAGTTAAAGGAAGTAATACTGTGCCTGAATCCACCTACGCAGAAGCTACCTGGAAGAAACAACATAATGTTAAGAGCGATGAAGATGGAGGAGACTGTCAAGCAGCAATGCACGGAAATGTAAAGGACGGCGAAGTAGGTAATAGAAACCAGGATTGTGATGGTAAAATAGCTTCCTCTGTTGATGATACAAAGAAAATCGACGTGGACAGGAAAATTTCCTCGGAAGATGTTCAAGCTGAAATGGAGGCGCCTTTAAGTAAATATGAGGATGTTGATGGGAGAAAGGCTGCTTTATTGGTAACTGATTGTCATGATCTTTCAACCCTAAGTTACATCGACTCTCAAGAACCTGGAGAGCAATCACAAGCTAATGCATTGAGTGTTGTGGATTACTATCTATCAGGTATTGATGTAAGCCTGTCTCCTGATGTTGAAAGAGGAAAGGCTACTAGGATGGTGTCGCCCCCTACTACTTTTGGAAAGGGGTCTCAAGCTTTGGCAAGGCAGGCTAACCTTAGAAACACCCATGGTACGGTCTCTAGACAAATTGAACAAAATTAA